The genomic segment AAGCAGGCAAGCTCAGCTCAGTTTTCCACTGGTGTTGGGTTTTGCACAGGCTGGCTCACAATAACTTGCACCACATAGTCCTTTGGGATCTTCAGCTCCTCCAGCTTCATCTTATCAGTGAGAGGCCTGCCAGAGAAGAACCACCGCTGGCTGCCTGGCTCCACCCCCTCTGTAGCATGTAAGCGCCTCTTCATGTGGAACACCGTGTCTGTGCTGCGCACCACAAGCTTGAGGTCTTTGCCTGTGGAGAGGCGCAGACGGAGCTGAGATTCATGTCCAGAATTGGGAGGTGGCTCAGGGATATCCAGAGTCTCTATGTCACTCTTTTCCTCTATCATGTTGATTGGTGGCGCCAAGCAGTAGACTGGCAGCTGGTATCGGTTCCCCAGCTCATCGTAGCACTCTGTCAGTGCACCTGCAGAGAAGGGCAGTAAGAGCAGGTTCAATGAGCATGCTTCTGTTCACAGTGCACTCTCATCTCAAACTGCAACAGGCAGGTACACTAGAGAATCAGAGGAGGAAGTGGATACTACTTCCTCAGGGCAAACATCAGAGGAAACTGCATCAGGTGTATCGACATTAAAAGGCTAATAATAAGAGTCCTAAGAACAACCCTAGGCCTACAGATTTGATCTACTAGATGAAAAAGACCAATTCTCTGAAACACATTATGTACTGAAACTAAGAACAGAGAGATAATCCAAACAGGGCTTAGCTATAGAAACTGAATCAATAACTAAGAAccttttaaaacagaaagcacCAACTCCAGATGGGTTCAATGACAAATTCTACTGAACATTTAAGAAATTATAACAATCTTCTATTTTTACAAGACTGGAGAGAAATTTCCTAATGCATTCTATAAAGCAAACATTACCTtaatgctaaagaaagaaaaaaaattagacaaatcAAATATAAcactttagaaaaataattataccACTCCAAGGCAGAATTTATTCCAGGTATTCAAAACTGGTTCAATCTTCAGATATTAACTAATCTATAGTATCAGGGTAAGCAAGAAAAAGCATATAATCATATCAGATGAGAGAAAACCATTTGGCAAAACCTAGTACTTCTTCCTGATAAAAACCTCTCATTAATTCTGCTAGAGGGATGATTCCCTAGCTTCATAAagaatagttaaaaaataaaaaaacaaaccctacaCCACTAAACTTAAAGGTAGCACatttgaaattttctattcaGATCAGGAGTCAGCCATACATAAAGAAATATCTACAgcctgggaaggaaagaagagaaatgttTTTACTTGTAGCTAATACAACTATGCAGAAAATCTGAAGAATCAAGAAAATAATCTCGGATCCAATGAGCATTCACATTCAGATTAACGCATAAACCAACTGTCCCATATGTACAGCCAACAGGTGGTATCTGAAATTACAAAACCATGTACATTAGCATACCCAGAGGGGTACATGTAGATCTAAACTTAACAAATGTGTAAGACCTACAAGAAAATGacaaaatgttaaaacaaaaaagagctaAACTGAGACAGTCTATGCATTGTGAAGATGATATTGTTGGAATGTCAGTCAATTCTTCCTtaatttacaattttttaaaatgttcttttatttgtttatttatttattatgtatacagtattctgcctgcatatattcctgcagtccagaagagggcgccagatctcattacagatggttgtgagccaccatgtggttgctgggattgaactcaggacctttggaagaatagtcagtgctctttaaccgctgagccatctctccagcccaatttacAATTTTAATGCAACTCCAATCAAAATCCCAGTGAGTTTTTTGTAGATACTGGATGAACTTCTCTGAACTGTACATAAGGTAAAAAATTAATAAGGATTGGTTTATGGTAATCATATAGTAACCAAGATGACATGGAGTTGGACAGGGTAGCTCGTacttgtaatcccatcacttggaagggtgaagcaggaagactgccaTAATTTAAGGCTAGCCTATACATACAGAGTCCaggctatctcaaaaaaacctaaaaaaccaACACTCAAACATAAACATAATGAATGAAACAGTTGAAAGTCCAGAAATAAGACTCCCATAAACAGTATCAACTGATCTGtgttaaagaaacaaaaggaacagagGATAGAAAAGACAGGCTTTCCAACAAAAGGTGATGGGTTAATGAGCCATCcaaaaattaatttcaatataGAACTTACCCTTGtcacaaaaattaactcaaaatataCCACAGgtagacaagatggctcagcaactaaAGActcttgtcaccatgcctgacagcctgagtccaacccctggaactcacatggtggaaagagaaaactgatccTCTAAGTTGTCCTGTGACAGTCTCATGCATGCCCTGCACCCATGTGCCCACcctaccaccaccaaaaaatgTATACAGacttaaatataaaacacaaaattacAAACTCTTAGAAggcaaaagaagaaaatctaaaCCCTGTTGCCTTGACAACGACAGGTGAGCTATGTCATCAAATGTGCAATCATTAGAATTAGAAAATTTAGGTTTTGCTAAAGACACTGTCAAGAGAATAAAGACACAAACCACAAGAAAAACTTCAAGACATATCTAACAAAGACTGttgtacaaatacacacagaacTCTCaacaggcagtagtggcacatacctttaaaccTAGcttttgggaagcagaggcaggtggatctacgagttcaaggccagtttgattTATGTTATGAGGTTCCAGGatggctagggctacacagagaaaccttgtctcaggggaaaaaacaacaaatacaaacaaaaccaggAGCTCAAATGCCTTAGTAAGACTCTCACAAAGAAGACAAGCAGATGAGATGTGCTACACCACAGGCCATAACTACAATGGCTCAAGTCCAGAGTAAAAACAATACTGAGGCTGGGGAAGACTGAAAAAGCAGAAAAGGACAGCTACCCACTAAGTAATCCCCAATCTGCAGTAACCCCTGATCAGCAGTAAGCCCCGATCTGCAGTAACTCTCGATCTGCAGTAACCTCCAATCTACAGTAACCCCTGATCTGCAGTAAGCCCCAATCTGCAGTAACTCCCAATATGCAGTAACCTCCAATACACACACTTTTAAAGCTTTAGCACATATGTCACTTTCTAAGTAAGTAAAGCTATTTGGAAAGATTAAATACAGGGTACTGAAAAACATTTAGTATATTGTTTTGTTGCTGCTGAATGAAACagtactcttttttgtttgtgttttgttttttttagacaaggtttttctctgtgtagccctggctgtcctggaactcactttgtagaccaggctgtcctcaaactcacagagatccgcctgccttccGATCTGTCTTCCTAGTGccgggattgaaggtgtgcgccataACTGCCCAGCATGAAACGGTACTCTTAAAGTCCCAAAGAATGAAGAATTTTAACATACTTCAATAAATTATGGTACAATTTTGGTATTAAAATAATCtacttataaatgaaaaataagatcaggtttatggaaaaaaatactattcaattaaatattttggaAGATAGAGATGTCTGCTCAAAATGCATACTTTGCTATCACAGGATGTCACTGGAAGGTAGTTACCCAACCACAGACAGTATATCTAAGTTTCTTGCCTCTTAGCAggacaattaaaatataattacattatttcctctTTCCCACCCCTTCCATATCCCCCTCAAATTATGACCCTTTACTTACTGTTACATATtcatatgtaaatgaataaatatatgaattCAGCCTACTGCATCCCTTTAGTGTTCTACGTACagatttcagggctgatcacaTTCTATTAGATTACCAATTAGGAGAAGCTCCCTAGGGAAGGTTCTCATTctctaattctccttctctcagcaatCAACAGATGCCTGCATGGGGTGGGGCACCctgagatttccccctttcacATAAGCACGTTCTATCATGCTGTCATTGATCAGGTCTTATTCAGGCAGCCAAATTCAATCTATACActaaacacaaaagcaaacactTGAAAAGGCTCACCAGTCCTAGGCCTAAGTATGTTATATATGtaactacacacaaacacacacacacacacacacacacacacacacacacacacacacacacacacatttttgttttttgttttcgagacagggtttctctgtgtagctttggagcctgtcctggaactcgatttgcagacctgcctggcctggaactcacagatatccacctgcctctgcctccctagtgctgggattaaaggcgtgggccgcGGGGCCACCGCCGCCACCCGGTAGTATACATATTTTGCAGATGGGAAAACTTAGAATGAATTAAGTTTTGCTTAGTGTTACATAGCTAGTAAATAACAACGACTTAATCAGTAATCAGACTCCTAAAGAAATAAactggtagccaggcagtggtggcgcacgcctttaatcccagcacttgggggcagaggcaggcggatctctatgagttcgaggccagcctggtctatagagcgagatccagaacagccagggctactcagaagaatcctcacaaaaaaacaaaacaaaacaataaacaaataaaccctgtctgagagaaaaaaaaaaagaaacttgtaaCATAAAGATAAGAACACCCAGCTTTCTATTATGATAATGAGAAggttaaataaaagaaataaatgaattagaggaaaatgaaataagaaGCTAGTGTGCTAAGCACAGCCTAATAACACGACAGTATTTACCAGTGAGTCAAAGACAGCCCAGAGCAGTGACAGCTGCAGCCCCCCCAGCACTCCAAAGGAAGTGTGTTCCCTCAGAGAGGCTGCAAACTATTGAGGAAACAGATTCAGTACTGCCACTGTCTAGTCTACAGAAACTGGAGGAAGTATGAAAACTGGAGCAATGGAAGAGAACCCCAGTGTggggcagggagatggctcagttgtcaaATACCTGCTTCACaagcacaaggatctgagttttggtccccagcaccatgtaaaagGCTGGGTTGactatgccaatgagttcagcggttcctcagaaaactagaaaCAGACCTACTGTATGACCCAGCTAGACCAttccttggcatatacccaaaggagtcCATTGCCTACTCAGAGGCACACATGCCCATTCATTTTCATCACtgctctattttctttctttctttttttttttgtgtgatgcatgcctttatttattttatttatttttggaatgCCAAATgctatttattgaaggagggaggaggtcttaaatacaggcttacagcacaatgggagaacccgaGGGCAGaagcaacaaagaaagataaaatctTGACATGTGTAGGTAAACGTACAGAACTGAAAAATATTAGACccacacccagaaagacaaaggtCACATGTTCTGCCTCCTATGTGGACCCTAGTGTCAAATTTTTAGCTGTGTGTTTCACTTGGAGCACCTGTAAAATTCAGGAAACTAGAAGGGCATTCAACACAGACATACCTTGGGCCTCCATcgacacatgtgtgtgcacgcacacatccATATCTGTTCCCACAGAAGGCCAGTGTGTTTATGTCACTTTTCCAAAAGCTGACAGTTGTGGGCATTTACCCCCATGGCAAAAATCACACTTAGCCCGGCTACATTAGAAACTtacaggggctagaaagatggctcagttgttaagagcactggctgagttcaattcccagcaaccacatggtggctcccacccatctataatgggatccaatgccctcctctggagAGCAAAGGaaaatgcagacagagcactcatataaacaaatcttaaacaaacaaacaaacaaacaaaaacttatagAAGGTTTTAATCACTACCCTCTGGCATTGAAGTCCAGCTTGCCTAGCAATTCTTCACTATTTCTAGTCAGTTCTAGTCAGGCTCGCTTGCATTACTATCTCATAACCTGTgcagacttttctttttcctctcacaAACCCACTGTAGGACTTGGCAGAGACAGAAGCCATCAGGATAATACCTGCTAGGGTGGGCATCATCTCACCAAGCCAGGAAGTCCTGAAGGGCTCCCCACGGCAGGTAGAAGGCTGCCAAGTCATCACTTTTGTTGTGATTGCTTACACAATTTTCTGAGaatgttttgatttatattttatctaGACAATTAGTTCAAGTGTTCTAGTTTCCCTGGTCAACTGTTTTCTCTGGCTGCTTTCAATTAGACTTCAACATATTTCactccagccaggcatggtggtttacCCCTGTAATCCTAGTAGAGGCAGGAGTGGAGGCTGGCCAGCCCTTTACTGTTGAGTTTAAGGC from the Peromyscus eremicus chromosome 8a, PerEre_H2_v1, whole genome shotgun sequence genome contains:
- the Ubtd2 gene encoding ubiquitin domain-containing protein 2 — translated: MGGCVGAQHDSSGSLNENSDGTGVALGRNQPLKKEKPKWKSDYPMTDGQLRSKRDEFWDTAPAFEGRKEIWDALKAAAHAFESNDHELAQAIIDGANITLPHGALTECYDELGNRYQLPVYCLAPPINMIEEKSDIETLDIPEPPPNSGHESQLRLRLSTGKDLKLVVRSTDTVFHMKRRLHATEGVEPGSQRWFFSGRPLTDKMKLEELKIPKDYVVQVIVSQPVQNPTPVEN